One Elaeis guineensis isolate ETL-2024a chromosome 10, EG11, whole genome shotgun sequence genomic window carries:
- the LOC105053434 gene encoding transcription factor BHLH148: MESFASFQEELFHGDNMPYWAFSPGLAFDLIAAVPEPALVEPPVVLRSAFTLYTRRENEHMVGDSSSGAGGRRNIHRRVIDMLRRIPQAKEECKGVEMSRGFRHMMRERQRREKLSQSYADLHSMLSSRSKGDKNSIVQSAAVCVRELKVVKDQLQRRNEELKSMILGSNGRTEEAKVNFRVANPSSAIDSLIGALRCLKSMDVKARAIRSHLSGHELSATMSIDTKVAAGEVERAVEGALREAEEKLLRPFPRTHGWS, from the exons ATGGAATCCTTTGCCTCCTTCCAAGAGGAGCTCTTCCATGGGGACAACATGCCCTACTGGGCCTTTTCGCCGGGGCTGGCCTTCGATCTCATCGCCGCCGTCCCCGAGCCGGCTCTCGTGGAGCCGCCGGTTGTTCTCAGGAGCGCCTTCACGCTATACACCAGGAGGGAGAATGAGCACATGGTGGGAGACTCGAGCTCCGGAGCCGGTGGTCGTCGGAACATCCACCGGAGAGTGATCGACATGTTAAGAAGGATTCCCCAGGCCAAAGAGGAATGCAAAGGAGTAGAGATGAGCCGTGGGTTTAGGCATATGATGAGGGAAAGGCAGAGGAGGGAGAAGCTCAGCCAGAGCTATGCTGACCTGCACTCAATGCTTTCTTCTAGATCAAAG GGTGATAAGAACTCTATTGTGCAATCTGCTGCGGTGTGTGTGAGGGAGCTGAAGGTTGTGAAGGACCAGCTGCAGAGGCGAAATGAGGAGCTTAAGTCCATGATTTTAGGGAGCAATGGAAGAACAGAGGAGGCAAAGGTTAATTTTCGGGTGGCAAATCCATCGTCTGCCATCGACTCCTTGATTGGAGCTCTTCGATGCTTGAAGAGCATGGATGTCAAGGCCAGAGCCATCCGGTCTCATCTCTCTGGCCATGAGTTGTCTGCCACCATGAGCATCGACACAAAG GTAGCGGCTGGTGAGGTGGAAAGAGCGGTGGAAGGCGCCCTAAGAGAAGCAGAGGAGAAGCTTCTTCGCCCCTTTCCTCGAACCCACGGATGGTCCTAG
- the LOC105053433 gene encoding protein WRKY1: protein MEEVELANRAAVGSCHKILNLLSRSQDQILLCRNLVAETEVAVSRFKKVVSKLGNEAGHARVRRLNKALSPFNHKIFLDNPIASRSVPSPVPLQLLPRDSIEFPGRELGSTGRIPQQIPQRMFLENPVLDVDAASRSTFQLGPHAPPTHLHFLQQQQNNQKFQLQQRLKFQSEMYRRSNGRINLKFDNSSCSATGSSSRSFLSSLSVDGSVASLDGRPIHLMSGPESSNPTNSNQYPRRRCTGRGGDGSGRCATAGRCHCSKKRKLRVRRSIKVPAISNKIADIPADEYSWRKYGQKPIKGSPHPRGYYKCSSMRGCPARKHVERCVDDSSMLIVTYEGEHNHGRLVTPLVHT, encoded by the exons ATGGAGGAGGTGGAACTAGCTAATAGGGCGGCTGTGGGAAGCTGCCACAAAATCCTCAATCTTCTATCTCGGTCCCAAGACCAGATCCTTCTATGTAGAAATCTAGTGGCAGAGACTGAAGTGGCTGTTTCTAGATTTAAGAAAGTAGTTTCCAAGCTTGGCAATGAAGCGGGTCACGCAAGGGTCAGGAGGTTGAACAAAGCTCTGTCCCCCTTTAATCATAAGATCTTTCTAGATAACCCAATAGCATCTAGGTCAGTTCCCTCTCCAGTGCCTCTCCAGCTCCTCCCAAGAGATTCTATAGAATTCCCTGGAAGAGAATTAGGTTCTACTGGCAGAATCCCTCAACAAATCCCACAAAGGATGTTCCTTGAGAATCCTGTACTGGATGTGGATGCTGCTTCTAGAAGCACTTTCCAACTTGGTCCACACGCTCCACCCACCCACCTCCATTTCCTCCAACAGCAGCAGAACAACCAAAAGTTTCAGCTTCAGCAGCGGTTGAAATTCCAGAGTGAGATGTATAGAAGGAGCAATGGCAGAATAAATCTTAAGTTTGATAACTCCAGTTGCTCAGCCACCGGATCATCCTCGAGGTCCTTCTTGTCATCGCTAAGTGTGGATGGAAGTGTGGCGAGCTTGGACGGGAGGCCCATCCACCTAATGAGTGGGCCAGAATCATCCAATCCAACGAACTCGAACCAGTATCCAAGGAGGAGGTGCACGGGCAGAGGGGGGGATGGGAGTGGCAGATGTGCCACTGCAGGGAGGTGTCATTGCTCGAAAAAGAG GAAGTTACGAGTGAGGAGATCTATTAAGGTGCCTGCCATCAGCAACAAGATTGCCGATATCCCTGCTGATGAATACTCATGGAGGAAGTATGGGCAGAAGCCAATCAAGGGTTCTCCTCATCCTAG GGGATACTATAAATGTAGCAGCATGAGAGGTTGCCCTGCAAGAAAGCATGTTGAAAGATGTGTGGATGATTCCTCGATGCTCATTGTTACTTATGAAGGTGAGCACAACCATGGCAGGTTAGTGACCCCATTAGTGCACACATAA